A stretch of Edaphobacter lichenicola DNA encodes these proteins:
- a CDS encoding sigma 54-interacting transcriptional regulator yields the protein MSITRSTTILDPSPEPVEEPWPEGSGLEIVGSSAEMRRLRLQVRRIGPHFRTVLVHGEAGTGKEQVARALHGMSHAADGPFVVCHGAALEEAIAGHLKENDWSAHPADAIGCLTRMAQRGTLFLDGIHEMPLQTQLRLLRLLRRHDVTQSHLEARRHDLRMIAATSENLKILASAGRFQPELYQRFAMVEITLPPLRDRREDIPDLTKFFMSQLAPLYERKVPAVSDEAMERMLSYNWPGNVSELKGVVRSSLSQVEGDRLESHHLPMLAEESTPASIPDGTATSARLQDVIEQHVLRVLKGCGGNKVRAAEMLGISRSTLYRMLDASASTILQ from the coding sequence ATGTCGATCACACGATCTACCACCATCCTTGATCCTTCTCCTGAGCCTGTCGAAGAGCCCTGGCCCGAGGGGAGTGGTCTCGAGATCGTGGGTTCCAGTGCGGAGATGCGCAGGCTGCGGTTGCAGGTGCGGCGGATCGGCCCACACTTCCGAACAGTGCTCGTACATGGTGAGGCCGGAACGGGAAAGGAACAGGTGGCTCGTGCGCTCCACGGAATGAGCCACGCCGCCGATGGCCCGTTCGTGGTCTGTCATGGAGCCGCTCTTGAAGAGGCAATCGCCGGACATCTGAAGGAGAACGACTGGAGCGCGCACCCCGCAGATGCTATCGGTTGTCTAACCAGAATGGCGCAGCGTGGAACCCTCTTTCTCGATGGAATCCACGAGATGCCGCTCCAGACCCAGCTTCGTCTGCTGCGTCTGTTACGCCGGCACGACGTGACCCAGAGTCACCTCGAAGCCCGCAGGCACGACCTGCGAATGATCGCCGCGACCAGCGAAAACCTCAAGATATTAGCCTCCGCCGGCAGATTCCAACCGGAGCTCTACCAGCGATTCGCCATGGTTGAAATTACCCTGCCGCCACTGCGGGACCGTAGAGAAGACATTCCGGATCTGACGAAGTTTTTTATGTCTCAGCTCGCACCGCTCTACGAGAGAAAGGTGCCAGCAGTCTCTGACGAAGCAATGGAGCGAATGCTGAGCTACAACTGGCCGGGAAATGTAAGCGAGCTGAAGGGTGTTGTGCGGAGCAGCCTGTCGCAGGTTGAGGGCGATAGGCTCGAATCGCATCATCTGCCGATGCTCGCCGAGGAGAGTACGCCAGCATCCATACCAGATGGGACGGCAACGAGCGCAAGGCTGCAGGATGTGATCGAGCAGCATGTGCTGCGCGTGTTGAAGGGCTGTGGCGGCAACAAGGTACGCGCGGCGGAGATGCTGGGAATCAGCCGCTCGACGCTCTACCGGATGCTGGACGCCTCCGCTTCGACAATCTTGCAATAA
- a CDS encoding BrxA/BrxB family bacilliredoxin — translation MYPEIMVIPMREELTRAGLTEARSAAEVDAAVAKPGTTMVVVNSICGCAAGKMRPGVRLAMQHTAKPDHSVTVFAGQDREATEKARSYFGGHPPTSPAIAILRDGQLVYLMQRSAIETSTAPAIAQELQRAFDTYCAPTTA, via the coding sequence ATGTATCCAGAGATTATGGTGATTCCAATGCGCGAGGAGCTGACGCGCGCAGGCTTGACGGAGGCCCGCAGTGCGGCCGAGGTGGATGCCGCAGTTGCAAAGCCGGGAACAACGATGGTGGTGGTCAACTCCATCTGCGGCTGTGCAGCCGGCAAGATGCGTCCAGGAGTTCGTCTGGCGATGCAGCACACCGCGAAGCCTGATCACTCCGTAACGGTCTTCGCAGGCCAGGACCGCGAAGCCACCGAGAAGGCACGCAGCTACTTCGGGGGACATCCGCCCACCTCGCCCGCCATTGCGATCCTGCGCGACGGCCAGCTCGTCTACCTCATGCAACGTTCGGCGATCGAGACCTCGACCGCCCCGGCGATTGCGCAGGAGCTTCAGCGCGCCTTTGACACCTACTGCGCCCCAACCACCGCCTAA
- a CDS encoding UDP-N-acetylmuramate dehydrogenase: MSNSSGRAMLYSQAVLRPMIDLREFVPLAPYTTLQIGGPARFFVEAASEAEVVEATLFARDRGLPLFVLGGGSNVLVSDAGFEGVVMRVGVPISRRELQEGESVLLEAGAGESWDDVVLYAVDRGYAGIECLAGIPGDVGGTPVQNVGAYGQEVAETIVKVRAYDLQTQSFVDLDHTACRFGYRRSLFNTEQRGRYIVTAVTYRLRPGGEAALRYADLSRYFATTLDAGEKPTLRQVYDAVRSIREQKGMLVGQGGADGRSAGSFFKNPVVPSAVVSQVALGAGCRPDEVPQYPAGDGLVKLPAAWLVERAGFHKGFAMGRAAISSRHTLALVNLGGATAAELIALRDAVVEGVEGRFGVHLEQEPVQP; encoded by the coding sequence TTGTCAAATTCCAGTGGCCGGGCGATGTTGTACTCTCAAGCGGTGCTGCGTCCCATGATCGACTTACGCGAGTTCGTTCCGCTTGCCCCCTACACCACGCTTCAGATAGGTGGTCCGGCCCGCTTCTTTGTAGAGGCGGCGAGCGAGGCTGAGGTGGTGGAGGCAACCTTGTTCGCGCGGGATCGAGGGCTGCCGCTATTCGTTCTGGGCGGCGGAAGCAATGTGCTGGTAAGCGATGCGGGATTTGAAGGCGTGGTGATGCGGGTTGGCGTACCGATTTCCAGACGGGAGCTGCAGGAAGGCGAGAGTGTTCTTCTCGAAGCCGGCGCAGGCGAGAGCTGGGACGATGTTGTGCTCTACGCCGTCGATCGCGGGTATGCCGGCATCGAGTGCCTGGCGGGCATTCCCGGCGATGTCGGCGGCACTCCGGTCCAGAACGTCGGCGCCTACGGGCAGGAGGTCGCCGAAACCATCGTCAAGGTTCGTGCCTACGATCTCCAGACCCAAAGCTTTGTGGATCTGGATCACACAGCCTGCCGCTTCGGCTACCGGCGCAGCCTCTTCAACACGGAGCAGCGCGGCCGATACATCGTAACGGCTGTGACCTATAGATTGCGGCCCGGGGGAGAGGCCGCACTGCGGTACGCCGATCTCTCGCGATACTTCGCGACCACGCTCGACGCAGGGGAGAAGCCCACGCTTCGCCAGGTTTACGATGCAGTCCGTTCGATCCGCGAGCAGAAGGGAATGCTGGTGGGACAGGGGGGAGCGGATGGGAGAAGCGCCGGCTCGTTCTTCAAGAATCCCGTGGTCCCCTCTGCCGTTGTTTCGCAGGTCGCTCTCGGCGCCGGTTGCAGGCCCGATGAGGTTCCGCAGTATCCGGCGGGTGATGGCTTGGTGAAGCTGCCTGCGGCGTGGCTGGTGGAGCGTGCCGGGTTTCACAAAGGCTTTGCCATGGGGCGCGCAGCGATCTCCTCCCGCCATACCCTCGCTCTGGTGAACCTGGGCGGCGCGACGGCTGCCGAACTGATTGCTCTTCGCGACGCGGTGGTGGAGGGGGTAGAGGGGAGATTCGGTGTCCACCTTGAACAGGAGCCGGTGCAGCCCTGA